caactgttttttgctACATAAGGCTTTCGGGATTCTTGCTATTACACTTGGTTACATTGAAATTACTATAATACCATATTGGTGGCTCATCgggtataaaaacgtaatgtatttccaacgtttcgtctgttATGCGGCGACTTCATCAGGGAACTAATACCAATATGTTATTTACACTATGCCTGTTAGCAGTAGTAACAGAATACTATATAATACCTTTCCAGGAGGATGGTACTTGCTTCCAAAAATTACTGATTTTCTGCTTTGTCTCCGTCCATTCAACGCCATTGATGCTTCCATTCTCtgcaatgtaaaatatatagaaattCACGCTTCcatatatagaccgttgttatagTTCTTAAAACACtattggaaaatatgggatttagatgATAACGgtatatcccattttaccccacagtactatataacaaaatatatatataggaacAATTGTtcgaaaaaatgttgtataggGCCACTTGTCACTATAACGTGTTCAATATATACATCAGCAATCAAATTATACGAAATGTCAATGAACATTCGAAAACTGGCGGTGACCCAACCCCAATTATGAATATACCTTGTGTATATTATCAAGGCCAGTTAAGGTCGCGATTCGGACGCTTGGGTCTCCATTAGGCGCTGCTATGTAAGTAAGAGACAATCTTCTATCTCGTAGCTTTCTTGTAGTCATGTTTAAACTTATCATTTGTTCCTCGCTGCTACTATATTGTGGATAAACGTAACTACAAAGTATGACTATGAGAGTTGCTGTGCATCAGacttagtttttttctttagtttgAACTTCTAATTTTTTCTAATATGCACAAAATACTTTTCCCATCTTAAATATACaatctgaaaaaaacattttacttagaaaaacatttaacttaAAAGAATCATAACGAACCAAACGCTTTCTAAACGTTTATGTTCTAGTTGCTTTTCAACTGTGTGGTTGAGGATGCATCAACGGCTAGAGTTCGCAATATTGACTTTGTTCGAgtaatgatttataaaatgtttgttttcagACACCGCGCTTTTATGATAATTACGCCAATCCCTCCCAAGCCCCCGAGTGTTTGTTAATGTCATTTTGCATTAGCAGTAtctataataggttggggtaagatggtctaagttttcattttcttttatcggCTCATtcagtggtaaacaaagaagagtttaaaacacaatcaggaaatgtgtttttttgccGGTATCCATCtttaacggtatccatcttacctcgCAATGCTATACGTAGAGAATTGCCAAACAGTTTTCAAACTCTATTGATCTTTTCGGCACAATAACACAATGGCCAAACTACTTTTGAGCTTTGCGTTCGTGGACAATTTAAACTCACATTGGGGCTACAGGTCAATTGTATCAATCCGTTTCTGTTTTTGTTGGGTCAATTGGGCAACGTTTGAAAAGTGTACGCAGCGGTTAAGCACACAATGTCAAGCCCGGACGTCAATCGAAAACCgacactttaaatatttaggtatagtagggtgggggaagatgggacacttttccattctattttctcggtagtaaacgaagagcatttaaagaattataaaaccgtatccttacgactcccatagaccgttgttaatagttgAAAACAAGGGatattttagatattatgtgccaaaggtgtcccatcttacctcgcAGTATTAATGTGTATATTTTATCTTACCATGACTTTTTGCCGTAGAAACTCGGACGCCCCTTTTCGTGTCGTAGCATTTCTCCTGTTGTTGTCAAACACTTCAATCTTGAGAATATTGTCCGGTGCTTGCCATCCTAGATGGggataaataggttttattgtatatagttGTTACAGTGCATTTTGTAACCGGTGGGTATTGGTTCGAAGCTggatgctgctactattggcGAAATGCTGTcgtattctattttatgtgagAGGTCCCACAGCGTGGCACGCTATATGCGTCCTAGGACAGGatttaataacaatttacCCATTATCCTTTAACTGTGATTGGGTAAATCACCGAATGTTAATTACTTGTATCCCAAACTCAGTAGGTCGATTTAGACAATAATTTGAGTTACGAAAACGCAACGATCTATGAtataactttgataaaaagtAAGTTCCATAAATCTGCATTGATTTTTTATCACGCTCAAAGCAAAATGATTGACCAAGTAgcataaaaacacaacttatTATATTAGGTATGAGAGTCTACGTTCATAAGGGGTTCCTAAATCTGCACCGATAAGTTATCATTCTTGAAGCAGAAAGCTGGACCAAATAATCTATGTCTgacaacaacaaacataatacAACCTACCTAATTCCCAGGTCGCCTTTGTAGGTGATGGTGTAGCAAACTCCCGGTCTAACATTTTGTCCATAACCCGGAAAATCTTTGGCTTGAATAAAAGCTCTAACTTtcgttgtatttatttattccttcCAAGATACCGCATTCGTAGCTTTCATAACAATAGCGCTCATTCTTCTCACGTTGAAGTTGTGTATTTCGTGGTTTTGGTCCTTGGTTTGTTAGCACTTCTCACAGAAAcgtgtattaatattttcccAACGCTTCGTCTTCATTGTGAAACGTTCCGCTATTTCTAGACATCAAAGAACGAAACTGCGCACGACACAATGAGCTCTTACTATCTCGTATGCGAGACAAATAAGACGAATTGACGGCGAACGGAGATTTGGTCTGGCTTTGTGCGAACCCAAATTAGATATGGATCGCTACAGACCACTGGTGTTTACACAACATCCAAAGACTAGGAGATACCCGATGTCAAATAATCGTTACGCAACCTATCCTCTACGCCTAAGTTTGCTCAATGTAATATGTATGTAATAGAAGCAAACACCACTATTTCTGATTTACAGTAATTTTCTTCTTGTAgactaaaaatataatattcatatatttatagtaggatggggtaagatggggttacctttttattctatttttcgttctatttagtagtaaacaaagagcatttaaagaattataaaaccgtattcccacgacttcgacaggccgttgttaattgtttaaaacacgatcaggaaatatgggatattatgttctaaaggtgtcccatcttacccaacagtactatCAATATAGACGCCTTAAATTAAAGATTCATCAATTAAGAGTTTCAAATTATAGGAACCATGTTTGGAATATGAAAGTGATTAGTGCGTCCACCACTCAATACGTGTTTGTCCACCTGCAACAAACTAGAAGTGCGGCGAGTGTTGCTTTTTCAGCTTAATCCTCCCTAAGTTTTCTAAAGTGGAACGCTGGTTGGTGTTGGTTAACATTTTGCTatttttcactctattttcccgtcacatttggtagtaaacaaagaacattcaaataattataaaaccgtatcttcaccactctcatagaccgttgttaattgtttaaaacacgatcagaatattttgatattatatgctaaaggtgtcccatcttaccccacagtactataacagCATATCCACAGCTGAACTTAGTTTTATGCCCCTTTTGGAAAAATCAGTTTAGTTTGATCATTTACATTTTAGGTATAGTGGGCCCAGTTTTATGCTTAATGGTGATATGCAAATGTAATGAGTATACCAGCAAGCTTATATGGCAACTACAGGCCTAAACGTTTAAatcttaaaacatttttgatcTCTGAAACTAGCGCTCCCCCAAACGTTTTACATCTGCGATGTCTCTTATTATTTCCGTCATAACATTGCCACGTTAGGAGAAAATGCTTCACGtgtacacacacacacacagtaGTATCCGTTTACGTAAAGATATGGGCTATTACGCATTCCGATCATTTGTGGTAATACGCAACGTATCTCGCTTTTCTTACCAATATGGCGGAAAGGTATATTTTGGTGACCGGCGGAGCTGGTTTTATCGGCAGCCACACGGTAGTTGAGTTGTTAGAGGAAGGTGAAAGCGTGGTCATCATCGATAATTTATCTAATGCTGCGGCCGACGATAAGGGCTTGCCGCCAGCGTTAAAACGAGTTCAAGATCTTGTGGTTAGTATGTGTTATCTGCTAATATATGGTACTTTTAACCTTCTGATATAAGGTACTTTTACCCAAATAATATATGGTACTTTTACCCAAATAATATATGGTACTTTTACCCAAATAATATATGGTACTTTTACCCAAATAATATATGGTACTTTTACCCAAATAATATATGGTACTTTTACCCAAATAATATATGGGACTTTTACCCTAATTATATATGGTATTTTTACCATAATAGTATTTGGTACTTTTAccctaaaacataaaaaatgtttaagttttaaGACAATAAAATcgtttaatcttgttttagaATGAGAAACACAGAAAAAGGCTTCACTTCAGGAAAGGCAATTATGGAGATCGTAAAATCCTGGATtcaatttttacagaatttccAATCTATGCTGTAGTTCATTTTGGTGCATTTAAAGCTGTGGGGGAATCCAAACAAGTGCCAATGaagtattacaaaaataatgtaaaaggtGAATTGCAGTTTtagatatatgtatatatatatgaaacagtttattattaaagtatGTAAATTATGTATTTACTCTTTGTTGTATTTTGGCATTTGTTGAATATTTACCATTacttaattttgattattgtaaccgaagaaacaaattaaaggtattatatagtactgtgggaaagatgggacacctttagcacataatatccaaatatcctgattgtgttttaaacaattaacaacggtctatgggagtcgtgaggatatggttttataattctttgactattcttcgtttactgccatataggacgagaaaatagaataaaaaggtgtcccatcttcctccaccctactatatgtatatataatgtttccATTATGTTTATAGCTAGgtctataataaaaatataacagaataaaaaaaatgagccattttaacttaaacaactgttttgtTGCTTGTTCCAATAATCTGATCTTTAATACTGTATCCGAAGAAGTTCATAACAAATTATCTATGttgtatgttatataatacACTATCCAAGCAAATTGTTTTCTTCAAAATACAGAGGCTTTATCCCTTCTAAAGGCAATGAATGCCCATGGTGTAAAAAACCTGATCTTCAGTAGTTCATGCACTGTGTATGCTGAAGTACCACCTGAGAAACTACCATTGACTGAGGACAGCCCACTTGGGGAATGCAACTGTGCTTATGCAAGGTATTATTATAGCAGAAATCTGTAACAATTCTGAAGGATGATTAAATGTGCGATACACAGTAGTTAGAGCACTTGACTGCAGACCATACAGTATAgtttcaaggctcgatgctgttACAATTAAaagacacccattttataacgattgttgttgccccgccatgcaaaaataaataagttacattccgGTGTCATCCAGATGAGTGATATGACGACAGTTTCTTAAAGGTGCAAATTGCCTACATTGTATATAAGTTCTTACTCCTTTTTTTCAgttcgaaatattttattgaaaacatCTTGCGTGATGTGACGGTATCTGATGGCCAATGGAAGGTGATGTCTCTGAGGTATTTTAACCCAGTTGGAGCACACCACTCTGGAATGATAGGAGAAGATCCTAAAGGAATTCCCACAAACTTAATGCCATACATTGCACAGGTAACACAAGATAAGCTTAAACTGGGTACTGAGGTAATAAAGGGCTATAAACTCAGTCTGTATCCCAGGTTGCCAGCTGTACTAAGCAATGGGACCCCAcccataataaaaaataataaatagcTTGACTTTTTCGTCACTTATGCAATAACCCGTTCATCACAAAAACACTAAATGTTTTGCGTCTTGCGTTTAACTAATAGAAGTTTGACCTTTTAAATACCCCAAAAagaatatgtataatatacagttatttaataaatattttttaaatgtgttgcactgttttaaatttaagttctCCCCTTTTATAGGTAGCAGTTGGACGCAGAGAGGAACTTAATGTTTTTGGATCTGACTATCCAACCCCAGATGGAACACCTGTTAGAGATTATGTTCATGTTGTTGATATAGCTAAGGGTCATGTTGCTGCTCTTAAGGTGAGGTGTTCctacttttaatttagttcTTGGTTCTGTATTATATTATGGGAAGTCTATAATTAGTTAGATATATTCATAATTTGGAATTGGAACCCTATTTCCTGAAACTGTCAAATTTGTTGGTGCATTGTCTAATTGAGTAGGCAATCATTCAATTGTTAATGCTTTGCCAAATAAACCTATTGTATTTTCACAACGCTTCAATACAGTGTGAAAAACAGCAGCTAGCTAGAAGCATTTGGTTTAGATAGCATTGATTATTAAATCTGCTCTTGGTGTCTGTTTTTAGGCGTTACCGGCGATGCAGCAGAGTTTTCGTGCGTATAACTTAGGCTCAGGTGTTGGAACCTCAGTGTTGGAAATGGTTCAAGCCTTTGAAAGAGCATCAGGTGTTGTTATCAAGACAGTAATGAAAGATAGAAGGCCAGGTGATCAGGCCTTTACGTATTGTCAGCCCAAGCGTGCATTTGAGGAACTTGGTTGGAAAACAGAGAAAACTGTGGACGATATGTGCGCTGATATATGGAGGTTCCAAAAGCAAAATCCAAATGGCTACATTCCTTTAAAAGAAGCTAAATAAGAGCAAGCTAAGTATATGTTGTATACAGAGTATTATTTAACCAGAGATTTATAATGTAatcactttttattatttttaacatactATTTTTCGTATaaattgaatatatagtagggtgggaaagacgggacacctttagcacataatatcctaatattctgatcgtgatttaaataataaacaccggtgtatggaagtcgtaaggatacggttttataattatttgaatgttctttgtttaccccAAAGTGGgaagaaacaatatattgagaagttgtcccatctccccccaacctactgtactatttatatttgtattggtATTTGGTACACGctattaaactatttttaacatactatttttcttataaagtgaatatactatttatatttgtaatggTACACactattattgttttaacttgaGATTATCTTACACCTATTTCTTCAATGGATATGaattattatatttagattgtttgtttttatcatgTCTTACTCactgtattgttttatttagaaactaacttattcattttaaGGTGCAATATCTATGTTTTGTAACTGTGTTCTTgtatttagaaaattaaaatatgtgctaaagtgatCTGGTTGTCCTTGTGCAATTCCTCTCAAATCGAATGCATGTTTACACACAACCATCAATTTAATaagagtttttttatttaacataaagaGAACAAAATCGCTCGTCCAAAAACTCGTAATACAGTTACTCATACCACCACTAAGCAATAAACAATATGCAACAAAGCAGGATTTGTGATTCATAACGCTCAAACTAAAGCTTTGTCAACATTTATAATCTGTAGTTAGTAGTgaaatattttggtaaaagAACACAAATTCAAGGATTCAGTATTTTGCGCACAGTATtgcacaaacaaaacaactttgattaaaatatgaatactaaaatattaaatataataactgtAACAACCAATATAGGCAATTTAAACATCGCATAAATACAAAGCGTTTCTACGGTAGGAcatcttttaaaacatttttgttctgCCGTGTGAGGTAGTCTGGGAATACAATGTTAAAGTTGACAAGCAGGTCGCCTCTTCTGTGCGGCTGCTTGGGTAATGGTAGCCCTTCTCCTCTTATTCGCTTCTGTGTATCTGGTTTAATGATATCAGTACAAGGTAACGGGATGTTACGACCGTTGTCCAGTGTTGGGATCATTGCTGTAAATCCAGTAAGAGCctggaaaaagaaaagaatGTTAAATGTATGATCTTTATTATTTGAAATGGATGCTAGATGTGGTTCAGAGTTAGCTAGGCCTTTAGTTATCTGAACTGTTACACACTATTAGGTCTCAGATCTGTTGAAAcacattatttattattacagcTATTGTAATGGAATTATGGTAAAGGGTGTTGGATTTAGGACTTCAGTTAAACAATCACCGATGTACAAGTTATATGCCCACCTGTTTTAATGTAACAGTGtctgtatatataatgttgctgCCATCCCTTTTAAACTTGTCATGCTCTGTGTCTTTCAATGTAAACACAATATCAGCGGGGATTGTGTTCGGTTTTTCATCGCCTTCTTTTGGGAACGTTATTTTTGTTCCTTCCTGTTAAATAAATCAACATGGTTAACCATGGAAAGTAATTGAAAATTATTAAGACTGTTTTCTGTTAAATAATCTATTCCCAGGTCTTGACATTTATGACAATTATGATGAAAAATtgtcattaaaaaacatagtCCTTTACTTTACGGAAGCTCTGGTTTTGCGAGACCCATGTTCTGTGTACAAGTCACAATAACATAAATATGCAGTTTTAATCAAAAGGAATTGTCTCTCTTACCTTCCAGCCTTTCTTGATATcgatgtttaatattttgtcttCATTTCTTGTTGAATATCCATCAGGATTGAGTCGTTTGCGAGTAATCTTCATTTTCCTTGAACCTCCTTTGTATATGTCCTCAAGGGAACACTGTGAATATTCAATGTGATATTAAGATTATATATAAGCCATAAATTTCTTTTCATCTGTTTAAAAAGTGCTGGATCTTACGGTGGGTGTACGTGTAGGCAAAATACCAAAATCACATGTGAAGTGCAGTGTAATTTAATACACCTTTGTCCTTTACCAACACAGTGTGATTTAGCTGGTTTTGGAGTATAACTACAGCTATTTTCAATTTGGGTCTCAAAGGTTCTATTATACaacttaaactaaaaatttagtttatacATAACATTTTTCAGCCATAGCTAATGGGGTATGATGTACCTTTAAATCGCAATGTATTGGAGGGTCCTGGGTTGGCTGGCCACGCTGGGAGAACTGGCATGAGACATTATCCGCTCTGTGCCTTGGGGAGCCCCTTGAAAAGTTAGACTGAAAGAAGCTGCCTGGTCCAAAGTGCATCCCATCACCTCCTTGACCAAATGAACCATCCGAATTTTCAAACATCATGTCTTCAACGTCGTTCTGGCCTCCGAAAAAGCTCGCAAATGGGTTTGAAGTGCCGAAAAACGCTTCAAATGTTGCTTTCGGGTCCCCATGGAAGGAATATGAGTAAGAGTCCCCATCTTTTGACATACCACCATTCAACCCTTGTTCTCCATGAGTGTcatacattttctttttctcaGGGTCGCTAAGTACTTCATAAGCCTCAGCAATCTCTTTAAACTTTTCCTCAGCGCTTGCACTCTTGTTTTTGTCAGGATGGTATTTCAAAGCAAGTTTTCTGTAAGCTTTTTTAATCTCATCTTCACTCGCCGATTTTGAGATACCGAGGACTTTGTAATAATCTTTTCCCATCATTTCAGTTTTGCTTCAGTATTTTCTTAAAAACGAAACGATTCTAAAAACAAGTTGTAGGAATTAGTAAatgataaaacagaaatttacTCAGAaaacatatgttactttgacGCTAAACTATGGATTTGGAGCAACGATAAATCCATATTATACTTCAGTTCTAAAATCTAAAACGAAGCGCTTACCTATTTCCTTTACTTTGTTAACGCTTATAACCGTCTGCAAAGCTCTATTGCTTCCCTaggttataaaacaatacctATATAAGCAATCTGTATTGTTAATTCTTGTTCTGTCGCACGTATGAACAGCTGGCACCACACATCTTCATTTCTAcgtttgtttttctttctcgAAATAGCTCCCGAATACGAGAATGTTCTCGAAtaatacgtcataatatacCAACACAGACATCGTAAacggtattgtgacgtaaggAGAAACTGACTTTTGTCGAGCTATTTTCATTCATGGACGTGGGAAATTTCGTTTGAACAAGTACTGTGCAAAATTAACGCCTACAATGTTAATTTGATGTGTAAATTTTACGTAAATTGCTTATACACGGCCTTTAGCTTTGCGCTACACACGCAGTTACCAAGCGTGCGGGGATTTTAAACCACTCGTATAAAACAGTTCTCTTTTTCTGCCACATAAAGGGCAGTAAAATTATACAGGCTAATTTTTATTAACGTGAAGCAGGAATGCAAAGATTATTTGATTAACAAATTGTACATATTAAGAAAAGCTGGATTATAAAGGCGAGGATGGTTCTTTTTTCCTTTCGACCAATTCTTGGTCTTCTGGTTTATTAGAAGATGTTTTATTGCCAGTTCCAATCTTCATTACCCACACACGATCAGCAGGTGCAAAAAATGACCTTTGAAAATTATTGTCAAAATAACATTAGATGGTCCAATTTCTTTCTGTGTTAACaccccatttagtagtaaactaTGGTCACACATAGTAACCGTGCCAACAAGTTACGACTTGAAAAGATACGCGACTAAGTAGCAGCTATAAGACATTTTACCATAATGTAATACAGCGTGGCACAACATGGTCCCTAGGATTTggaccaaagttggcccattactacAACCCTCAATAGATATTTACAATCATACCATTAAAAACTTACATGTAGAAAACAGCAAATATAGCAGCCCCAACGCAATCTGCAACCCATAATACCCAGTGATAGTTCCAGGCCTTACCACCAGCCATTACAGCAGGACCAAACCACCTGGCTGGATTCAAACAACCAGCGCCAATCCATTTCCTACAAGTTCAAGAATAGATTACTTTTGTACAGATTATATGGTAACTATATAggatgggggaaaatgggacactttttcctTCTGTTCTCTCTTCctatatggtagtaaacaacgaaaatttaaagaattataaaaccttatccttcCTCCTATATAACACTTTTGTGAAACATAAACGCGCTAAAATCTACGAATGCAAATGCCTACTAAAGAACGCcattcataaatttaaataaagttacactGATGGGAAGTCCCCCTTTAAAACCGTCACGAAATTCCTCTTGTATTGTTGCTGGGGAAACCCATTAACACATGCATAAATGATGGTTAAATTAAAtggttgaaaaaataaattaataaatgattaaaaagTAAGCCTTACCCGGCCAAAATTCCTTGAAACACAGTCATTCCAATAGCAAGAGGCCCAGTAGCTTGATCGTACGACTTATCTACCACCATAGCTAGggtatagaatataataatgCCTGTGGTAATCACCTCACAGAAGAAGATAGCAGGGATGTTGGCATCGTCGCTGATATAGAAAGGTACAAGCATTTCACCTCGTAACGTCTGTGTTTAGTGAAAGCATGCAATGatatatgttataaattgGATCTTATGGCAAATTTTGTAATTGGGATTTTAAAGAACCGACATTCCACGTCTTAATTAAGAAcaacattacaaaaatttgCCGGAAGGTTCATTTTAAACTTCAAATTTGAGGACAGTTACGGTTTATGCACTGATTGGTTTATACGTAACGTCCTACTGCAGGTaaataatcttaaaaaatatatcgAGTTAGCATTGCACTCACTTGAGCTATGAAAGCTGCAAAAATAGCCCCCATACACTGCATGATAACGTAAGGTAGAAACAACTTGAATGAAAGATCGCCGCTGACTAGAAACCCGACCGAGATCGCTGGGTTGAAATGCACAACGCTGTgcaatataaaacattagtatatatagtagggtgggggaagatgggacaccttttcgttctattttttggtggtaaacaaagaacattcaaagaattataaaactatatcctcatgactcccatagaccattgttaattgttaaaaacaagatcaggatatttgggtattatgtgctaaatgtgttccaacttccccaccctactatatatatagtactgcgggggaagttgggacacctttagcacaatattatccaaataccctgattgtgttttaaacaattaacaactgtctatatatgggagtcgttaggataagATTTtgtaattccttgaatgttctttgtttactaccaaatatgacgagaaatagaataaaaggtgtcccatctttccccaccctactgctGTACAAGTAAAGGAACGAAATATAGTCACGCTTCTTCTCATTTCATACGTGCCCTAGTATTATTTGGATAGTAATAAAATAGCCCACAACTTATTGGTAACATACCTCATatgcattatttaaatttataaatctgatattgtataataaaaggtCTCCATCTTGCCTTAGTCTATTATACTCCAATATTAAATGCCAgcaattttaatttaccatATCTTGAAGAATCCAACGATAAGCATCCACACGGCAAACCCAGCTTGCATTGCAGGTACCAACCCGGATAGTAAATAATCCGCTGCCCATTCTTGGGTCGTCACCGTTCTAAAAATACGGGTTAAAGTTATGAATATGATTAAATTAAAGCTAAATAATCTTAGAcctttgattattttttctgtcCAAACATTACTAAAATGGTACGAGTAAAACCCACGGAAtgacatacatggtaactgatAAGCGGGAACGgtgtgtatatgaaacaaaacacctgtgatATAATCACTATCactgccccgccacgcaaatacaaaaagttacattcggtAACTTAACACTGCTCACACGGTATACCTGTTGAGTGCGGAGAAGTGTGTAGGTGTTGATGGTATTCCAGCCATGGAGCCCCAGAAAGTGTGTAAGAATGTTGTGAAAAACTCAGCTAAGAGTGGCAGCAAAAGTTGGAAAAAGATTTTCCCTTTCGGTGTTTCTTTCCATTGTATCTCGTTCTTCTTATTCCCCATATTAATTAACAGCGGTTCGTCAAGATGGTCCTAAactttactaaaatatatgtaatcaGTTAACGTGACATAACGTTTAGTTATCTCCTCAAATACGAtagcaaaaatcaaattaatcaaaacaataacaaaatagaaaagaattagcaaaaaaacgacagtaacaaaattcaaataaataaaaaaacaaagaaaaagacGTTAGCGGAAATACAAAAGCGTCAAAAACCCGAACGGTTACCCGAGTTCTTAAATATAATGTGCCATCTCATGGCGTAAACACTTTGCACCTTTCCCACCTAGTAAACCCACTAACTATACGCATCGCTACCTTTTGCTTTTGCGGTGACACCCAGGCCTCCATAAGTACAGCGATCATACTGTTTAACTGTtcagttgttttaatgttgaatCCATCTTGTGCGCGTGCtgtaaccactgtcgttttgttgctgtaTATATATCCCGTCTGTATGGCTCGAAACCGTCAggaatatataataaagtgtATAATAAAATTCCCTTTAATTCTGTCCCACTGCGGTGCACTGGGCTGTGGTATTTTAGGAAAACATCCCTACCTTACCTATATACTGCATGCCCCAGCGGACAAGCATGTC
The genomic region above belongs to Ciona intestinalis unplaced genomic scaffold, KH HT000094.2, whole genome shotgun sequence and contains:
- the LOC100176808 gene encoding aquaporin-like — its product is MGNKKNEIQWKETPKGKIFFQLLLPLLAEFFTTFLHTFWGSMAGIPSTPTHFSALNRTVTTQEWAADYLLSGLVPAMQAGFAVWMLIVGFFKICVVHFNPAISVGFLVSGDLSFKLFLPYVIMQCMGAIFAAFIAQTLRGEMLVPFYISDDANIPAIFFCEVITTGIIIFYTLAMVVDKSYDQATGPLAIGMTVFQGILAGKWIGAGCLNPARWFGPAVMAGGKAWNYHWVLWVADCVGAAIFAVFYMSFFAPADRVWVMKIGTGNKTSSNKPEDQELVERKKEPSSPL
- the LOC100187024 gene encoding UDP-glucose 4-epimerase, translating into MAERYILVTGGAGFIGSHTVVELLEEGESVVIIDNLSNAAADDKGLPPALKRVQDLVNEKHRKRLHFRKGNYGDRKILDSIFTEFPIYAVVHFGAFKAVGESKQVPMKYYKNNVKEALSLLKAMNAHGVKNLIFSSSCTVYAEVPPEKLPLTEDSPLGECNCAYASSKYFIENILRDVTVSDGQWKVMSLRYFNPVGAHHSGMIGEDPKGIPTNLMPYIAQVAVGRREELNVFGSDYPTPDGTPVRDYVHVVDIAKGHVAALKALPAMQQSFRAYNLGSGVGTSVLEMVQAFERASGVVIKTVMKDRRPGDQAFTYCQPKRAFEELGWKTEKTVDDMCADIWRFQKQNPNGYIPLKEAK
- the LOC100184632 gene encoding dnaJ homolog subfamily B member 4-like, giving the protein MMGKDYYKVLGISKSASEDEIKKAYRKLALKYHPDKNKSASAEEKFKEIAEAYEVLSDPEKKKMYDTHGEQGLNGGMSKDGDSYSYSFHGDPKATFEAFFGTSNPFASFFGGQNDVEDMMFENSDGSFGQGGDGMHFGPGSFFQSNFSRGSPRHRADNVSCQFSQRGQPTQDPPIHCDLKCSLEDIYKGGSRKMKITRKRLNPDGYSTRNEDKILNIDIKKGWKEGTKITFPKEGDEKPNTIPADIVFTLKDTEHDKFKRDGSNIIYTDTVTLKQALTGFTAMIPTLDNGRNIPLPCTDIIKPDTQKRIRGEGLPLPKQPHRRGDLLVNFNIVFPDYLTRQNKNVLKDVLP